The genomic window TGGTTCAGCATGGTTTTAGTTTAAGGGTTGAATAAGAAGCAGCATGCATGTGGAaatttgtgaatatatttttgctAATTAAATCAAATTTGAGTCCTGACAGCAGCACGCCATTCACAGTAAAACCATTAATATTCTATATTGTGcatagtatgtatgtatgtcattTCAAAACCTATACATTCTCAGTCACTGTTTGGAACCAATGCTGATAAAAACTACCGTATTTTCAGGACTataaagcactattcggacgggactagttttacagggggtcgttagagaaatctgcgtttcacagacgtacttggtgattttaatcccgtccgaatctgccacgtctgtgtttttctcacacaacctctgtgataattccagagcaaattacctaccgtttttcagcaaactcagtgatcctctgagaaaacgaaTCCCGTCCGAATgggaatgtctgtgattgccggtgatattttatttcactacgcgtttccttgtgtgttttggccaacgtgaattaccgtagatgctcttaccgcgcggatgtttgatatatttgcttagcggcaaaaaaaaaaataataataaaattatacaaataataaaatcaagatcaagatcgcgtaaactgttaataccggctattgtaatatcagaaTCAGGtgagattactcacgttcatttatgtactccgttacatttaactaaaaaaaagaaaaaagaaaaaagaaaaagaaaacaagttaaactaaaggaaccatggttttactatactagccatttagtatttattgtgtaataatactaaggcagtcattctgaatgcaatgcacgcatacagagcgcgtcatctctgtgacgcccagatgcacaaatcagaccctcccacctctgtaataaacatggagatactagtcccgtccgaattggtacatgaaaatcacagacgtcaggtggtaagaatcgaaactcaaacgtagtttagaaaactagtcccgtccgaatagtgcttaagtcgcactttttttcatagtttggctggtcccctgacttatagtcaggtgcgacttatttatctaaattaatttgacatgaaccaagagaaatgaactaagagacatgaaccaagagaaaacattaccgtctccatccacgagagggcgctatatgctgctccGTGCTCCTGTAGtttacactgagcagcatagagcgccccctcgcggctgtagacggtaatgttttctcttagttcttggttctaaatgaatgtgacttatagtccagtgtgacttatatatgtttttttcctcatcatgacgtatttttggactgatgcgacttatactcaggtgcaacttatagtccgaaaaatacagtaaattaaagcattaaaatacaaataaaagctatGTGGAAGAATGAATTGAAATAAACTGAGAAGAATCACTGTTGTGTCAATTATAGTGCACAAGTCGAGGTTAACAGTTATTGAGCTACATGTACAAAACAATCACTCAATCGAAGCAGTGAACCTAATGCCTTCTGTTCTGAGCCTGATCAGACAATCTTTATAGATTTTTCCATAGGTCGACATATTGCAGCAAATCTAACATGGAACTGACCTTTCAGTCCAAGATATTCTGCTCCAGCAAAATAATCCAGGGACTTTACGTTTCAGGAACTACCAGACCAGTCCAAGTCCAAGTCACTGAGCAAAAACAAAGATATTTCCACTAAAGATATTTGTTCTGTAATTATATTTAGATATAGCTATAACAATTTATATCTTTACTCTCtatgtgtatacagtatacacacatggACCTCATTAATAACGTTAAGGAGTTAAAGACCTAATATATATCTTCAGTAAGAACTGTGAAATCAAGCAGCCCATTGCTGCTGATGGAGTCATTTATGTTTTGCAGGTCAAGTTTCTTTGTTATTTTTTCCCTCATGTGGTTCTTACTGAGGGATTTTTAATAGGTCTGGAGTAACAGACGTCTAATTGTCCCTAGCTTCCTCCTGCGGGATCGTATCCAAGCCTGGCAGAAAGAATGAACCTGGCACAAAATCAATGCCTCTTAACGGAAGGCTTAAATGGAAGAGGATATGGTGAAGACTAGGCCTTTTAAAGCTAACTAATCTCCACACAGCTCAGCAATCGAACACACAGACATTTTTGTTCCCCATAAACTTCTCAGTGCTGATTCTAAACATAAACATATGGTGTCCAGCAAGTGGAACTGAGATTAAATTAAACGATTTCACTTGGCCAACCACTTGATGTACCTCACAGATACAGGTTTACTAAAATAGCTGTTCCAATCACGTTCCTGCACATACAGTAGATGCTGGAAGAACCAAAGTGGTAGGCTACACTTGAGTATTAAGCTGATCTCCAGGTAATACAAAGCCTCAAAAATGAGCTTGGCATTCAGTTTAGGTGTCTTATCACTCAAGCTCTTGCTGAAAAAGAATACAGAGAATGTGTAAGAAAAAgataagagagagtgagagagagagaggcctttACTCTTCTTTAAGAGTAATCTTGTGGCTGTACGTGGTGTCTGTGACTCACTGCAACTCAGAAACAAGTGGGTCAttacattaaaaagtaatgcagaTGCCATGTTGAAGTGTAGTTTCAAACTTGATGCTTGTCatatctttgtaattgtttgtgaattattattactgaGTGAAAATGGTTTCAAAGTTTATACTtatatagaaacacacacaaacacattatgtttacataaatgtgaccctggaccacaaaaccagtcataagggtaaatgtTCCAAAATGCGAATTAACAGCTGAATaattaagctttccattgatgtaggatttgttaggatctgactatatttgaccgagatacaactattttaaaatctgcaatctgagggtgcaaaaaaaatcgtaatattgagaaaatcaactttgaagttgtccaaatgaagttcttagcaatgcatattactaatcaacaaTAAAGGTCTAGGttagaaatttacaaaatagcttcacagaacatgatctttacttaatatcctaatgatttttagcattttaactttgatttgattaaatacaATGCTGTTTatgaatataaaagaaaaatctataattttgactcatacaatgtattttgggctattgctacaaatataccccaagCAACTTAagtatggttttgtggtccaggttcacaaatgtgtatgtattttttatttatttttattttatgataattcCAAAAAATTAAGACTTTGttaaacaatctttttttaaggctaaatataattaaaaagaataaaaacaactATAGTTTTgccacaaaattattattattattgtattaaaaattacaattaaatattgtattaagacgtaatttataattgatattacaatttcattatatattttaaatctctgATTAAATTCTGTGCAAAAAGTTCTTAATTCTTAATCACAAAGGATGAAATCACAGTAATTTCTATGATTATTTTGGAAATGGACGGACAAGTGCAGTGCAATGGATTGTGGCATACGGTTTTCCAAACAGTGCTGTATGCTGCTCATtttgggaaaaaaacaaacacttcgACAGTCCTTCAGtggcacacactcacactaatgCGTGAACTGTTCTCTAGTAACCCGTCTGTTTCAGGGATGGCAGCGGGGTGAGGGATCAGGACTATAAATCCACAAATGTCTTCAGCCACACTCAGCTCATTTCAAGCATTCACTTTTCAATCCACAGCCCAGTTTAGCTGCCAAGAGGATCAGAGGAGCGGTCAGGGTTTTCCCTCAAAGCAAATGCAACATTAAAGTTTCCCATCTCGTAACGGAAGGCCATAAAAAGGGGAAGACTTGGTTCagaatatctgtgtgtgtgtgtgtgtgtgtgtggcatttaACTGGTGGAATGTAAAAGCATGTTCATCCTCTGATGGCACAGAGTatgttttttctgtctttcattcCAGCCCATCTTTTTTCTACATTTAGAGAGGGTGAATTATTCACAAGAAGGTTGCCACAGAGATACTGCTTATTTTTCCTCTCTTACACAATAAACTTGGGAGTTACTCGaggcacagagagacagagatagaggAAGCTGTGCTGTGTTTAAAATGTTGCTGATATATTTATAAGAGCAGACTATAAAGCTAACTCTATAAAAATGTTACTAAATTGCACAAAGGCAGTtgctgaaaggaaaaaaaacacaccacaaTAACAGCCTACCACACTTGCTGTCGaaagattaatttgtttttaataaggCTAAAAACTAAcattcaactgtattttttttttttattattattattatttatatttttcgtAAACATACTAAGTGTATTTCCGGCTTCCCCATCAATTTGTTATAGTAAGAGTGGAGCGACTCACAGTGAAAAATGTTTCTATCAGCGTACATTTTCCCCTGCACTGACCTTTGGTTTGAAAAAAGTACAGtcattgagtgagtgagtgagtgagtgtgtgtgtgtgtgtgtgtgtgtacattcttgaatgtcaaaatgtaaagtaattttaaaatgtaatgtatttatttaaattatatatatttacatagaagttaaacaaaatatgctttttaaatagttttttttatatagtgtaaaaatgtatgattattatttattataaaatatgttatgatttattattacttaagattttattatttattttagtatttttcaaGCAGCttaaatttttgttaaaagatatctaattttaatatgtaaaccaaaaaaatgaaatattttatatttttatttaaataatcattatttaaaaataaatattttatattattaatttattttaaataatagtgaCATGGACCCTGATGCAAAGTGGTCTTGTATCATCACTCTTACAATATTACAGAAgcatgtacattatttcaaatattagaAAGCTACTTATAAAATAGGATGATATGAACTAttgattttattacaattattttagccTGTGAAATGACTGTAGAAACTAGTATGACTATGTAGGAGATGGTCAGTTATGTCATTTAGCCGTCATTATGTACAAATACTTGACTGCAGAATGCTGTgatcgaccaatcagaatcaagaattcCAGAGACCTGTGTAATGACACAATGACTTCTGTCACTCTAATGCAATCTGAATTGCTTCAACAGTTTGTTTTCACAGCAAAATGCACATGCTCTCTTAATTAGATGACCTTCTTGAGTGTACAACAAGATATTTGTTGAAAAGTGAGGTGAGAAACACCACAAAAGATGATAAAAGAGTCTACTCTGGCACTAAATCGCTCAGATGACAAATAACAAaagctcacacacaaacacacaccgcacGCAATAACAGCTTTTCTGTGGCCTTTCTCAGTTGGCCTTCTTGATGGTTGAGTGATCTCAGAGACATCACTTCAGGACAGGTGACCATCGCAGCTATGTAAAGCTCCAGCTGACGGGGTCACAAAGGCAGACAGTTGTAGTTAATTCAGGTTATTTCAAAACACACAGACTGCACAGACTGTGGCGGTCGTTGTAAATCACAGACACACTCCTTTAACCTCCAATGGAGTTCAGctgtgagaaaaagagaaagaacgaGAAAAAGAGACTGTCGGGCCAAAGGCTAGAAATACTGAGTCAATTAGATGACAATTATCTGCTCTGGTTGCCAGCATGGAGTGGTGGGAGATATTTATGGGTGTTTTACCTCTCTACAGGGAGACATGAATCTACGGCGGTGTGGCCCCCTTACCCCTGTGCTTTTTTGTGATTACTGCCCGTTTGACTCGCCATGGCGCAGCAGTTCATTTGGATTGAACACAAATGTAGCAGAATGTTTTAAGAAAAGGTTAAATGAATTTGTGTCATCTGCCACAGTGCCTttcaaaagagatttttaagcaATTTAGGTCAACATTTTTTTCATGCAgcctttaataaattattatttatttttttatcttgattTAGGACATGAATTTCACATCAAGATCCAATATACACATcatctgctatatatatatatatatatatatatattacagaatatAATCAAAATTCATAATTTAACCCACATGTTGTCCTATCTGGTATTAACTTTCTTTTTTCATGTGGAGAACaacattcagtgttattttattatcattgtgataatattgtagtttttattaatattgtaaatcaaattgtatttatatatttttcattttaatttgagatcttatatttttttatgtctttattatattatattatattatattatattatattatattatattatattatattatattatagtatattatattcattttatttcagttagttagttttagttttagctattttaggacatcaattttttttgtaaactataaTAATCCTGTCACAGATGAACTATGTTCTATCCAGTGAGTGGGTAATTTGACCACATTATTGGGTCtgtgttctgaaaaaaaaaaaaaataaataaaaaaaatcagtctaaATTAAGTATTAAACTGAAGCAGATTTGACTCAAACTAAATCATTAACATCACTGCTTCTCAAAGGAAGTATGCCACAATACTTGTATCATCCTTTCTGCATTGATTTTAATTGCAACAGCACTGAAAATGACATTcagaatttgtttttgtgtttcacggaaacttTTGGGccaaactgttcctttaaagtatGTTGTCTGAAAATGTAACAAAGCATTTGGCTGATATTCTTCAGTTGGATCGATTTGTAGGACCCTGCAATGAACCGGATGTGTTTCACGGCTTAAGCTTTCTGTCTGTATATAATGACTAAATGTGTGTACAGGGAGTCATATACTTACAGCGTGAAGAAGACATCAAACATTGCTCCGAAAGGACTGTAAATCATTTGTGCTTGGAGGCAAAGCTACTCCAAGTGTTACATCATTTGCGCCGCCAATAACCATCTGTTAGAGAAAGCCTCACTTTCCCTTACACCAGCGCCCTCCCTTTTATACTGTCCCTCAGAGAACGCAAAGCTGTGAAAGCTGTCCATCATATGTTCTCTCTTCTCTTTCCCTCTGTCTTCCCACATCTCCCTTTTCCCTCTCTCTCGCTGATATCATTTGAGACTTACAAGCACACAAGAGTTTGTTTAACTTTTAAATCTCTACGGGCTTTAATGTCTGAGAAATGGCCTTGTACTGTGACAGAAAGAAGATTTAACCTGACCGCTGGTCTGTTTCAAACAGTCTCATCCCAAAAGAAGATCTCTCTTTTTGTACTCATATTTAAAAGTTTAGTGCACCCTAAAAGTAataatttgtcatcatttattaaccTGGATTAATTTCTTAATTCCTTAGAACACATGCATGGAGAAGGTTAGCAGTCTTAGGAGTTGTTCAAATAGAATGCACGTTTCTATTCCAATGTGCTacttttccaatgtttttctAAACACACACTAGATGGATATGTAGGATCGTTGTGCTTGCGTCTTTAGCAGCATCTCACACATGAGCACCTCGTTTTTAAGAAGCAGTGTAAAGTTAAAAGAGTTTCCACTTTTACACACAGCGACGCTCATCAATTTTATTCCCAAAACAGTGGACTAatcattttttgcattttattttgactCAAAGACGTGTTCTGTGTGAGCAGCCCCTTAGGTGTTCTTTTCTTTATAACGAAAGAATGAAACAGAAACATAAAGATACCGCTGAGCTAGTAGAGACAAAAATAAAGGTGGTGGggtggtgttttgttttttgttttttttaattgtgtttaattatttaaaacaccccatgaattatatatttttataatgtactgtaaCTTTATGGCATATTTAACAACAAGTAGTGCATTTACGTAGTACAATGTACCTGTCAAACAGAATATGCACATGCATGCTATAATTTGATGAAATGATTAAACAAATGCACTGATCTCATATtaacatgcaaatatatatatgtaaaatgatGTGGATAAACCTCCTGGATGATAACCTCTGCGAGTTCAAACCTCACTAGATGGAAGTGTTCCTTGAACTATCAGCGTTGTTGCATGAGCAAGACACTTTACCCCAGGTTATTTTTGGGGGCCTGATCCTCTTAAAAGCAAAAGTCACTTAAAACATCATCTGAACAAGTAATTAGTATgcaaaagttttgttttgtgtcaCATCACCAGTTTAATTTGTGCTCCAGAGACTACTTCCATCTGTGAAAGTGCTGCAAACCCGACTCAATCAGCAAGCTGTGGTGTTCACTTGAGCGAAACGGCCCAGCTGCACAGCACATAAACACTCGCGGCAACATGCTGGAAAGACGCTGGGCTCTTGTTTCCATCAGGAGGCATGAATCTGTGGTGGCATGTGACATGAAGTACAGCTGGCAATGAAAAATAAGGGACCTGAAAGGCTATCTGCAGCCACTGACCCCCTAGCCCACTAATGTCATTACGCCCCATAAACCGCTATTGGGGTTGAGGGAGGCCATTTTTTTCAGGGCCTAAACCCCCAATGGAGTCAGATAAATAATTTAGGGATGCATTCTGCACTTGGGTTGAGTTTGAAGTAAACAGGCCTTGTGAGGCTCTAAATGGTGGAGTGGAGAGCTGTAAATCATTAAACCACTGCTTTTATCCTCTTTGGTTCAGGTCAGTGTCCTGAAGGCAGTgggaagagagagtgagagcggcATGGACAAACAGATTAGACTCGTTTCTTCCTTTTCTAGATACAACAGAGCTATAAAaggcaaaacagaaaaacaagaaaagtttTACAAGTTATATATGGAATCAAAATGACGGCTATTTTTCTTAATGGAGGACTATCTTGAAAGTCAGCATGAGCAGTTACTtattttggtgtttttgtcaGATACGCTGTCTTTTTGCAGCTTTGCTCAATAATTTGTCTTGTCAGTAACTCCGCTACAAAAGAAACCTATGTTATAGGAAAGAGGGTTTAGGGTCATGTGATGTTGGGGTCAGAGTTTGATGGTCTAATGGAGACTCAATTGGCACGAAGAGCCTCTGAGAAAGCATTCATCCTCTCAGAAATCAACAACAATGAGGTCAACTATGAGAACAACTCTGAATGTTGGACGCTGATTTGGAGCGAGAGCAAAAAGTTTTAGATACAGTTTACCAATTGAACTCCTGACATACTGATATAGATAATGCATCATTAacgaataaaaatataataaaataaataaaattaataaaattatttctttccttcttttctttcaaaaaaatcttaccccaaatttttgaatggtagtgtatcatggtttccacaaaaatattaggtacAATTTGCCGGTATTAGCTCTGGCAAATGACTGCAACTAAAATCACATCAACTCTTCTTTATCATTCTCTCTCCATAGGGACCTGATGCCTAAAACCCTGGAAGGCCAGATCACCATGGAGAAAACACCAAGCTACTTTGTGACCCACGAGGCTCCGGCCCGGATCTACGCCATGTCCCGCGACACCAAGCTGATCGTGGTGGTCCGGGACCCCGTCACACGAGCCATCTCTGACTACACGCAGACGCTGTCCAAGAAGCCTGACATTCCTACTTTTGAGAGCCTGACGTTCAAAAACAGGACTACAGGGCTGATCGACACGTCGTGGAGCGCCATTCAGATCGGCATCTATGCCAAACACCTGGACAACTGGCTGCAGTTCTTCCCCATGAGCCAGATCCTGTTCGTGAGCGGAGAGCGGCTGATCAGTGACCCCGCCGGAGAGCTGGGCCGTGTGCAGGACTTTTTGGGGCTCAAGAGGATCATCACAGACAAACACTTCTACTTCAACCAGACCAAGGGCTTCCCTTGTCTCAAAAAGGCAGAGGGCAGCAGCAAGCCCCATTGCCTGGGTAAGACCAAAGGGCGGACCCATCCAAACATTAACCCTGAGGTTGTGCAGAGACTTAGAGACTTCTACAGGCCTTTCAACATGAAGTTCTACCAGATGACTAGCAGGAAATTTGGATGGGATGACTGATAGTGAACAGTGAAATAGATCCTGGATTTGGGAGAAACAATTATACTGTGACCTCACaagcaaaacaattaataaaatctaaCTATTATATCCCCAAAAGTGGTCCAATCTGGTTGTGGAAAATTATAGTAAAATCCACATACTGTACAACTTGATTAGTTACAGAACACTATGAACAAATGTCAGAAACAGGAGTTAACATTGCTATTACTCTTCCAGATTCTATTtaacttcagattccagattcaaaattaaattttgacCATTTAGAACAGTCAAAAAGATACAGACAAAAAGAGGTTTAAACTTTGCCTTTTGTGAATAGTACTCGTTTTTTATCCCAATCAGACTTTAGccatatttgtcatttaaacagCCATATATTGTACCGTAAGAGGATCTAGAAGAGACACCTGAAAGCTAAAGAGATCCACTCTAGAACTATGCATTTGGATGCTGAACTGTGTATTATCCAGAATTATATGTCTGGAGTTGGAGATCAGATAGTTATTTTGCCATATTTAATGTAGAAAGCTCCAGCTGCTTATATACCTTTGCAATTGCTTGGAACaaaatataaagtgtattttttatttatttataaaagaaattggtacacatatactgtacagtttaattattattatcattattttgcaCATGGATGGTTGGTGATTTAATGCCTTTTCTAAAATGATTCATTCGAGCTGAAATTTAAATGTGCACATTTAAACGCTTTTCCATCCTGTTCACAGAGAGCAAATGGTATCTCAAAAAATGTTCTTATATTAATGGATCAATGGCAATAATAGGATGTCCAAAGTAGTAAACATGCAGAACATTAtgtgaatcccccccccccccaggtttGGGTTTTTGGTTTTACAGGACAAACAAATGAAAGTCTTATTTGTAATTTAACTGAATGGTTAGCTTTTAAGAGTccatttaaagtgtgtgtgtgtgtgcgtgtgtgtgagagagagagagagagagagagtacgaGAAAGAACTTCGACAAAGCAGCAGTGCCTCTAAAAGACATTCAATCAGTGTTTCTCCATTTATAGGTGATTTGAGTaactattaaatgttaaaatgttttaaaatcccacatcccacaatcccactgatttttgctcataaagTTTAAGGCGCCTGAACCTGTTTGGAAACTTAAAAGCAATCATTATTGTTGCACACATCACCTTTAGGTTCAGAAtgagtgaattatttttttctttgcaatatTATCAGTCACATTATGCTTTTATAgttctgtttatttaattaataatggatttataaagaacatttttaataaaaacatagtttttaaaaataacaattctcagcattgtatttgcatttaagtaatagctcatctaaaaataaacatttgctgaaaatgtactcaccctcaggccacccaagatgtatgtgagtttgtttcttcactggagcagatttggaaaaatgtagcattatatcccTTGCTCACT from Carassius auratus strain Wakin chromosome 1, ASM336829v1, whole genome shotgun sequence includes these protein-coding regions:
- the LOC113055429 gene encoding LOW QUALITY PROTEIN: heparan sulfate glucosamine 3-O-sulfotransferase 3A1-like (The sequence of the model RefSeq protein was modified relative to this genomic sequence to represent the inferred CDS: inserted 2 bases in 1 codon) codes for the protein MAFSRAFXDTPSKSIFRTFAVMLLSILASLYFIHCLAERCGTCIPTERRETGPVEGFYVSKLKDIESLRRKRLKKWTSTRPLVMRRHSLIHRLGRVREENLPGLEANVNLSNSSDVHLEPGGSYFDTGKLSALGEGSKKLPQTIIIGVKKGGTRALLEFLRVHPDIRAVGAEPHFFDRNYDNGLDWYRDLMPKTLEGQITMEKTPSYFVTHEAPARIYAMSRDTKLIVVVRDPVTRAISDYTQTLSKKPDIPTFESLTFKNRTTGLIDTSWSAIQIGIYAKHLDNWLQFFPMSQILFVSGERLISDPAGELGRVQDFLGLKRIITDKHFYFNQTKGFPCLKKAEGSSKPHCLGKTKGRTHPNINPEVVQRLRDFYRPFNMKFYQMTSRKFGWDD